Within the Bacillus horti genome, the region ACATATAAGGTGTTGACGGAACTAGGTTTTACCACGAAGGCCAAGCAGGTTTTTATGGTGAAAAAGCTTTAGACTTAGATGTAATAAGTTATGAAGGAGATTAATGAACATGCCGCCTATTGTCTCAGAGGAGTATAAAGAGAAGAAAAAGGAGCAGATCTTAACTAGTGCGTTAGCCTGTTTTGCTCAAAAGGGGTTTACGGCAGCTACCATTGATGATATTGTAGCCCACTCTGGAATAAGTAAGGGTTCCATCTATAATTATTATAAGAGTAAAGATGACATTTATATTGATCTACTAAATACAAATACGTCACATTATATGGAGCAGATCACAGAACAATTTTCAAAGCTTCATTCAGCTATAGACAAAATAACGTTTTTGTTTGATCACTATATCAATGTTGACCCTCAAGATGAGCAAAGATTAGGGTATGTCTCTGTTTTTTATGAGTTTATTTTCCATAGTACAAGGGATGAGGACATTCATGCGCTTGTAACAAAGAGGAAGAATCATCTACTCAAGCTCATGAAGGATATAATAGAGCAAGGGCAACAGGCTGGAGAGGTAAAGAAGGAATTAGATCCAGAGCTTTACGCTTATAAATTTTGGATTATGATTGATGGAGTTAGTATTCAATCTGTTTTTGCAGATTCCCCATACCATAACGTTCTAGCCATGCTAAAGCAGACCTACTTAGAGGAAATTAAGGGCTAGTTTTGCTGTAATTGTCTAGGTGTATTTAGAGTGATTATGAAAAATAAATAAAAATCGAAAATTCTGATAAATAGAAGGAATTTAATGTTACTTGTAGAATATAGCAATTATGATAAATGAAAGGAGGCAAGGAAGCATGAAAAAGTTATCTTCTGCGTTTCTTTCAAGCGCTTTACTCCTTAGTTTAGTTTTTGCTCCCATGGCAGGTGCTACATCGGATATTGTTCAACCTTGTGATTGTCCGGGAACCCCACCGCCACCACCACCGCCGCCTATCTGCTATCCAAGTGGCTATTGTATCATGCCGTAAGTAATGAAAAAGAGTCTCTTCATAGGGGGCTCTTTTTGTTTGAAGGGAGATTTAACCTTTATGTCGAATTAGGGCATAGGGGGATGAACAGAATGGAATCCAGGGGATGGACCAGTATTTAAAGGACCAGGCAAAATATGAAGGGGTGAAAACGTGAATAAAATAACTTACCAAGGTTTATTAAACGAGATTGATGATCGTGCTAAATCGCAATTTGGATTAGGTCTGTTGATTGACCACCTGAAGCGAAACTATCCTGTTGAAAAGGTGAAATTCTTTTACGCAAAAGATATATTTGAAAAGTCTAAACCAACAATTTTCTACTTAATAACAACTAATGGGAAATTTATTGAAATTACAGAAGATGATGAATACATTCAAGCTGAGATAAGAAATGAGCGAGATATCAAAAAAGCATTTTACAAGGAAGTTGCATATGATAACGAAGCCAGCTTAGTACTTCACTTTGAGGACAAGACAATTACATTGTCCAGTTTAGAGGATACAAAATCTGGCCCGTGGGTAAGTAAACATGACAAAACAATAAAAGATATCTACGCCTACTTAACTCGTGGCGCAGAATTGCAAGAGAGCACCCTATAAGGTGTTTTTCTTTTTGTTTCAAAACAACACAATTTCGGGGGTGGTGATGATGTAAATGGCAGAGACACACGTCCAAGCTGAGAGAGACTAACTGCAGGGGATGAAATACAAGGACATGCCCATTTGATGCCCTACAAATATTAATAAGTATAAGTATAGAAAAAAATAATTGTAGAAACAATGAAAATAACCATTGCGAAAAGGGTTAAAATAATCCTATAATAAGTGATAAATATTTGTAAGTGATCAAATAATTTAATTTCAAACTTGTGCACAAATTTGTTCAGCAGATTACTTGTCTGTGCCTGTTGCAACATACTATGTGCCTAGTTACAATATGATTTGAAAGCATAAATTCGTCGAAGAGAAAGAGTAAGGTAGGATGGCGTTCTACAGAGAGTTGGGGAAGCTGAAAACCAACGAACAAAGCCTAGCTGAAAATCATCTCAGAGAAGTGAGGCTGAACATTTGCTGTCTTATAAAGCATAAGCTTGATTAATGTTGTTTAACACTCAAGCGAGCTGTCTTTAGAGATAAGATAGACAAAGATGTAAGTCTTAACGGAGGTCCACCGTTACCAGGAACGCGTATCATGTGTACGTTGATGAGTGCTGTGACTCACTTTCAGGTTTTCAATTACGAGAATGAGTTTGCAGAACAAGGGTGGTAACGCGAGCTCAGCTCGTCCCTTATGGGGCGGGCTTTTTTTGTTGTTTAAATCATTTTGCCTGAAATGAACAACCTACATGGAGAAAGAACAAGAAGGGATGATTAGGGTGAGAAAGGTCGATACGAAAGAAACGGCTCATGCTAGGGAGCAAAGAGTTTTAGCTGGGTGGAGAGAACAGGAAACCTTCAAGAAGTCTGTAGAGCAAAGGGAGGGTCAGCCAAGCTTTGTTTTCTACGAAGGACCACCAACAGCGAATGGATTGCCTCATGCAGGTCATGTGCTGGGACGTGTGATTAAGGACTTTATTGCTAGATATAAAACGATGACAGGGTATCAGGTGGTACGAAAAGCAGGATGGGATACACATGGCCTACCTGTTGAGCTTGGTGTAGAGAAGCAGTTAGGGATCTCTGGTAAAAAGGAAATTGAGGAGTATGGTGTTGAACAGTTTATCGAGAAATGTAAGGAAAGTGTGTTCCAGTATGAGAAGCAGTGGAGAGATTTTTCGGAGGAGATTGGCTATTGGCTAGACTTTGATGATCCCTATGTGACTCTACAAAATGAATATATTGAATCGGTATGGCACATCCTTAGTCATATTCATAGAAAGGGCCTGCTGTATAAAGGACACCGAGTTACTCCCTATTGTCCTAGCTGTCAGACGTCACTGAGTACACATGAAGTGGCTCAGGGCTATAAGGATGTGAAGGATCTTAGTGCCACGGTTAAGTTCACTAGTAAGGCTTCCGGAGAGCATTTTCTAGTCTGGACCACAACTCCTTGGACACTGCCAGCGAACGTAACGCTTGCTGTACATCCTGATTTGACGTATTGTCGGGTGAAGCAGGGAAAGGATGTTTATATCCTAGCCAAAAATCTGGTAGACAAAGTGCTGCAAGGAGATTTTGAGCTTCTTTCGGAGCACCTGGGTAGTGAATTTGTTGGTGTAGATTATACGGCTCCATTCTCTTTTATTGCCGTTGAAAAGGGACATCGGGTTGTTGCGGCAGATTTTGTTACTGAAAGTAGCGGGACTGGTATTGTTCATTTAGCACCAGCGTTTGGGGATGATGATTACCAGGTGATTAAAAAGCTTGGCTTAAGCTATGTGAATCCAGTAGACACAGCGGGACGCTATAAAGCAGAGGTAACCTCGCTTGCTGGAAGGTTTGTCAAGGATTGTGATGTAGATATCGTTAAGGATTTAGCGGGAAGAGGGCTGCTGTATACGAAA harbors:
- a CDS encoding TetR/AcrR family transcriptional regulator, with the protein product MPPIVSEEYKEKKKEQILTSALACFAQKGFTAATIDDIVAHSGISKGSIYNYYKSKDDIYIDLLNTNTSHYMEQITEQFSKLHSAIDKITFLFDHYINVDPQDEQRLGYVSVFYEFIFHSTRDEDIHALVTKRKNHLLKLMKDIIEQGQQAGEVKKELDPELYAYKFWIMIDGVSIQSVFADSPYHNVLAMLKQTYLEEIKG
- a CDS encoding DUF3908 family protein; its protein translation is MNKITYQGLLNEIDDRAKSQFGLGLLIDHLKRNYPVEKVKFFYAKDIFEKSKPTIFYLITTNGKFIEITEDDEYIQAEIRNERDIKKAFYKEVAYDNEASLVLHFEDKTITLSSLEDTKSGPWVSKHDKTIKDIYAYLTRGAELQESTL